Below is a window of Molothrus aeneus isolate 106 chromosome 14, BPBGC_Maene_1.0, whole genome shotgun sequence DNA.
TGGCAGCTGAGTGAGTGGCACAGCTCTGGTGCACTCCTGACCCCAGCCCCTGAACTGCTAATAAGTTTGTAAGATCTTCCTCCTTTCATTTCTCTTCCACAGTTCTGTTCACATTAATTTTGTGTGGTTACAGAACCATTCACAAAAAATAGGGTaggaatatttctatttttatgttACCTCCAGGAAGGGAAAGTTGCCGATGGCCAAATTATCTGTACAAGCCCTGGGCTGTGAGCTGTGACCCTGGATATCAAGTAAAACTGCTCAGCTGGAAAAGAGGCAGCTCAGAAGTCACACCATAAAGTTACATCACTTCTTTGGCCATGCAGAAAAGAAGTCATGCTCAGCAGGCAGAAAAACAGCTTAAAATGCTCTATATGTGCATATATCTATAGGAAGGGAATTaaaggaattaaagaaaaagattgGGAATGATGCACATTATAGGTTTTTTAAACAACAGCATTTTTGGGGAAATCTCCACCTTAAACCATCACATTATGTCAGGAATAAAGTCCAAACCCTCCAGCTTTAGTCTGCAGCCTTGATAGTCTGAGGCTAACCAAGCTTCcaagaaaatgagggaaaattaCTCCCTTCCAGTAACTTACACTGGCAGAGTGCTCGGTTTTCCTTCAGGCTGCTCCTGTATTTTACAGCTCCTCCCGGGCAAAGTGACCGTGGAGAGGAGCGGGAGCAGCCGGAGGGAAGGGCACCATCCCCTCCcactgcccctgtgcccagcgGCGACAGAAATCCCTGGTGTCCATCCCAGGGCACTGCCACCAAACGACGTCATCGCCTTCCCAGCGCCTTTAACGTCATTAACTGCACACATTTGGTGTGGAGAGGAGAAACAAAATACAGGATTTCCTGTTCTGCAGCCACCGGACCGGGCTGCAGATGCCGGCAAGATTCCAGCGCTCCGAAACCATGTGGAAGTTGATCGAGGAGGCGCTGGGATTGCTGAGAAAAGCAGtgggaaataaaagcaggacgccggctgctcctgctccctagCACGGCTATGACCCCCCCGGAGCATGGGAAGCACAGCAAGGTGAGTGgcatttctgctcttttcttcAGAAGAATGAAACCGGCGCAGTTTCAGCAACTTTATCATTTCTTTGCAGTTCTTCAAGAGATGGTTATCGGGCAGCAGCTGGCGCAACACTCTCAGCCACTTCTGCTGTGCCCACAAATTGGTCTCCGAGGGTGGGTGAAGGGAGTCGGTGCCTGGGACAGGCTGTGGTGTGGGggaggacatggggagaggctGTTTTAGgcaaaaaaacctcaattttGTCCTTACTGACAGAGGCTGCCATCAGCGACCAGCTCTATTTACGCATTTCCTATTAGTGTCTagattaaacaaacaaaatcattGCTTACAACCCCAGAGCCAGAAAACTCCACTACTTAAACCAAGACCTCATTTTAAGCCATAAGtggatttattattattttaattttttttttcccaagcctgcttttccctccagcatcccagcactgaagggaggcagctctgcccccatCCCCCAGCTCGGAGGGCTCTCCCCAGCCATGCCTGGAGTTCAGCTTTAGCCTGGGCTGTCCGAACAGCCCATGGAAAAGATGAGGGCGAGTTTGCCAATGGATCGGGAGCAGCAAATGCAGGAACACCCCGgtggtgtggggctgggtggggcCCGGGCTGATTCACAGGAGCCGGGCGGTTTCCAGCCACATTCGCCTCCAGGAACACTCCAAAAATCAGCCCCGGGTGCTCTGAGAGCTGCCTTGGACTCCTAATTAATTGCAGTTATTTGATGTTTAATGAATGGCGGGGCTGCATCCACAGTCGGTGCTCTGGCTTTTCGGGCACTGATATTGGGCTCCCTCGTGGAATTTCAGCTGATTAAAACTCAGCCTTGCCAAAAAAAAacactccctgctcctgcctgtgtttAAATCCATGCATGgatgaaatgggaaaataatcAAAGAACGTCAGGAATATTTTATAGAAGATTTATAAAGGCACTGAACCAAACTCCAGACAGAGCATCTCTGTCCCGACACCCCCAGCAAGGCAGGGGGAAGCTGGAGGGACATGGGGCAAagggaaaactggaaaacaataaaaaatgtaCAACTCCACCTTCCCAGCAATTGTTGTAGTGAACAAGCCTGGCCTGACCCCCGCCCAGGGTGgggatctctgctgctttcctgccagTGCCCTCCAAAGCCGTGTTGGGTACCAGGAGTGCCAGCCAGCCCTCCCACCAGGAACAGGCgctcctgtgctcccaggaaaagtgaaaaacgtggagaaaagcagcagggaggcTCCCCATGGAGGAGGTGAAGGATTTGGGCTGAGTTGTGTGGCAGGGACACCGGGGGCTCTGCGACCCCTTCCATGAGCCCACACCAAGTGCCACCTCTGTCACtggacagctgtgccaggagctggggacagctgcaTCCCCACGCTCCCTGGCAGTTTCCCCTCTCTATTTTCTGCAGGGATGTGAAGACAACTCCTGCCACCCCTTTCCCTGGCTTAAACAGACTGAGTGCAAAGGGCACAAGTCCCTGATGGATTTTTGGGCAGGTGAGGAGCAAAGGGATCCTGCAGGGACCAAAGACCTGTTTCCCAGTATTCCCTCAGTACAGATGTCCACTCTCCCCTGCCTTTCCCAACTCAGTGGAGCAATCACAAACCTCTGGCACAGTCGGCAACTGAGAGGTGCCCTCACTCAGCAGCCCAATTCCActggaaaaacaaggaaaagcaggaaggcaGATTGGGAAAGGCTCAGTTTGGAAAGTAGGGTGGGAGCACTGGCCCTGCTGACATCAGAGGTGAGGCTGGGGGGCAGCCAGCCGAGAGACCAGGGCTGTATTTTAGATATTTATCtgcatataaaaatatgaaatatctAAAATTATGATTTCCTCCTGATCCTGAAAATATGGTAACCCCACCAAAGAGCTGGCCaggtgaggaagagcaggatggaGGAGACTTCATCCTGTAACTTGAAGCATTGGGATGGATTTGCTCCTGGAAATCCATCCCTGTGACAAACACCAGGCTTTGGGAAACAGCACTGTGGCTACTTCTTAATTAATTACTGCTGATGAGGGGttgggtgacagtgacaggaggtgctgagggctctgccagccccagctccaggcagggaagggcagggcaggctgcccACCTCTCACGGGCTCCATTTCCAAGGGGAAAATGCCACTGTTTGTTACAGATGACGCTGCCACCCGTGGGTTTGTATCCTGATGCTGACAAATCCCCTCTTCCCAAAAGAACAGATTCTTTCCCATGGGATCTGCTCATGAATGGCAAAAATCTATCACCtctccagagagcagcaggagcacctgAACTCCCCATGACCCCCTAATAAATCCCCTCAGCACTGGGTGAGCTGGCATGGGTAAACGGAGGAGAAGAATTTCTACTTTAACTAGAAAGGAGTTGTATTTATCTCCCTGCATGTCCTGAGCAGTTGCTGAAGGAtaattcctgctgctgagggataattcctgctgctccagcacgaTGCCTGCACAATGTGCCGGGAGTGCCGGAATTGAGTtagcagggccagcagagcaACTGGCGTGTGTTCGGCCAGTTATTAACTTATAAATCCAGCCTTAACTCTGGAGCCAGAGCTGATGGAtctgtctgcagctctcccctGGCCTCAGTTGCCTGGGGATGTTAATTATTGCCTTTGCTGCTGATTCACATTAGATCCCTACGCAGATCTGCAAAGACAGTGTCTAAATCCATTTCAAATCCCTATTTATTTACAGTCCAGCTGAAATTGCTTGTATATGTACAGCACCAATTTGACAGAGTGTGATGGGAAACTTGATAAAATAAAAGTGGTTCTGGAAAACCCTGGGAGCTGCCGAAGCTCTCTGGCAATCAAGAGATGAATGTTACAGAGCTCAGGGTATTCACTGTAATTGGGGCATCTCACGAGATCCCGCAGAGCACCTCTGCAAGGAGAGGGTGGAGGATGCCTGGAATCGCTCCCTGGGAGTGGGGTCACccttccccacacacacactgacTTGCACACAATTGACTCTTCTGTCCTAAAGCACACTGACTCCATGGAGAGATTTTGGCTTTACAGCATCTTTTTACCCACTCCAGGACCCCTTCCTCTGCTGTGACCACCTCATGAATGAAGAGACCCGGCCAGGATGGAGAGTAACGTGTCCTCCAGGAACTGTTCCGACCCCCAGATGTCCTTCCAGTCCACCCTCTATGCCACCACCTACACCCTCATCTTCATCCCAGGGCTCCTGGCCAACAGCGCTGCCCTGTGGGTCCTGTGCCGGTTCCTCAGCAGGAAGAGCAAAGCCGTCATCTTCATGATCAACCTGGCCGTGGCCGACTTGGCCCACGTCCTCTCGCTGCCCCTGCGCACCTACTACTACATCAACCACACCTGGCCCTTCGGGAGCTTCCTGTGCCAGGTGTGCTTCTACCTGAAGTACCTCAACATGTACGCCAGCATCTGCTTCCTCAGCTGCATCAGCATCCAGCGGTACCTGTTCCTGCTGCACCCCTTCCGAGCCAAGGGCTGGAAGCGCCGCTACGACGTGGCCATCAGCGCCCTGGTCTGGCTCTTGGTGggggctgcctgcctgcccctcATCATCGTcaggagcccagccctgtccaactCCATCAACAGCTGCTTCTCGGACCTGGGTGTGAAGCAGCTCAGCCCCGGGGCCGCCATCGCGCTGGTGACGGTGGCGGAGCTGTTTGGCTTCGTCATCCCCTTCGGCACCATCGCCTGGTGCACGTGGAGGATGTGGCATTCCCTGCGGGAGGGCCCCACGGCGCTGCAGGATGCTGGAGAGAAGCGGAAGGCCCTGAGGATGGTCCTCATGTGCGCCGCTGTCTTCTTCATCTGCTTCACCCCCTACCACATCAACTTCCCCTTTTTCATGATGGTGATCGAGAACGTCATCCGGGACTGCGCCCTGCACCGGAGCACGCTGCGCTTCCACCCCATCTCCCTGTGCCTGGCCAGCCTCAACTGCTGCCTGGACCCCGTCCTCTACTACTTCATGACCTCCGAgttccaggcacagctgctgcgCCACGGCTGCGTGGCCCTGAGGACGCGGCTCCCGCCCCGCCGCAGCAGCGCCTCTGGCACCGACACCGCCCACGACATTCGCGTCAGGAAGAGGAATCTCCCCCGCCTCAAGTTCTGGTCTCTTCCCAAGTTCTTTGGCCAAATAAACAGCATGGACATCCCCACTGTGCCACCcgatgagctgctgctggagtccATCTCGTGAGAGCCCTGTCCATGCAGGGGCTTCTCAGAGCCGCAGTGAGGACTGCTCTGCTGTCCAGATCCGTCTGGAATTGTCCCTGTGTGCCGCAGATGGCAGGACCTGATCCATGAGGACGTTGTGGTGCCAAAAGATTTGCTGGTTGTGCTGTTGCAGCTGGGGACTGTTGGCTTCCATCCCCTCAAAAGCCATTGTTGATGCCAATGGCTGAACTGCAGTGGGTTCAGGTGCCTCATTTCAGGTGTTTCAGTGCTTCTGCAGATTTGCCATTTTGGGAATCCTTCTGAACCCTGAGCTATGAGTGAGAGGCTCAgccttggcacagctctggggattTCAGCCCTGATCCTGGGTACCTACAGCCACCATCACCTGGAGCATCCACCATGCTCACACAGGGCTCTGGATCAGGACAGTTCATTATCTCCACGTAAACTGAACATTTTCCACTACAAAAATCAATCACCTGGGTCCAATGCAGCCTAATCTGGACTGCAACCAAGCAGAGTATTAACCTATATCACATCAGTGTTATAAGAGAGGGCTCAACAAACTGGGCTCAGCTCatgctgctggaaaaggcacccagagctgagcagaagGATCCACCTGGCTCCTGGGAGTGGCTTGGTTAATTATGGGGAATCAATATCTGGAAGACAAATTATGATAGATATGCCACAAGCAAAGAGGGAGATGTGACACATCACAGGGCACATGAACTCACAGAGCTCTGGTGTGAGCTGCAAAAACAGGGACATGTCATTGGTGTCTCTTGTGTTGTTCTTGGGAGTCTTGTGTTATTTGTCATGTTGCTGACGTGTGTGGTTGCACATGAAGATATTATCCAaactttcagttttgctttgaaCACCAAAAACCATCCCAACCTTCAGTGGGTACTGAGAAAATTTACAAAAGTTACTCCAGTACTCCCTGAAAGCTTCAAActctgagaaataaaatgatCCCAATGCGTATTCAAGCTTTATAAGTATTATTTTGTGTGCTTGGAAATGTTCTCATTATGCTCCACATCTCTCAGAGCAGTGACACAATCTGGGGGGGACACCCAAGTCTGGGGCTTGGAGAAGCCTTGAAGAGTGGCCAGTGCAGGGATTCTGAGGTCTCCTCCTCCCTGAAAACCCTCAAGTATTTTTTAAGTAAACGTAGGCAGAGAGGGTTCAAtagaaaacagcttttcccATGATTGGATGCACATTTCCACCCCATGCAGCATTTCTGGGAAGCACAGAATGGATGCTGAGGCTGGATGGGGGAGACCAAATGGGAGATCCAGACAAACTGGAAGAGTTTGCTTTGGTACTTAAAGTGTGCCAGAGTCAGGCAGAAAACtccaggagcaggcagaaaaGCCGCTGCCCCGGGGCTCATTCTGTCCCaaatctcctcctcctctcacaAAAAACATAAATAACAAAAGGCCATGTTTTCCTTGTTTGCTTGGGGGGAAAACAAGAGCTTTCAGGGCTGGAAAAATGTTGTTTCAGATGGCCCAAACCCAGCAGAGTGTGGAGGCAAAACAGGAAATCCAATAAAACCTCACCGATGCCAGGACTGGCTCAGGGCAGCTCCCACAGACAGGACAAGCCACACCAGCAGGATCTTCACCAGCACTGTGGCTTTCCCGGGTGTTTTGGGAATAGCACaaccctgaggagctgggctggacatCCAGGTGGCCCTGAATGACCATGGACAGGTCATTTATAAGCCCGCCCTGAGCAACAGCAGATCCTGGATTGTGGCTCCAACGTTactggcagcaccagctccaggtTTCCCAGGAGCTCCAGTTCCCACTGGGACTTTGccagtttgttttcagattgCTTTTCTGACATTTCTGCAACACAGCTTGCCCCTTCCAAACAGAGAACAGGAAAGAGCAAACCCAAAACTCTCCCTAATGTCACATGGAGATTTAAGAGCAAACCCTccctcaggctgtgcctgcctcaagcagcagaaaaatcccTTGCAGGGTGGACACGCTGGATAGCAGAGATTTTGCTGGGTTTTCTGTGAATCAGTCCCTGAAGGAACATCCTTTTCCAGTACAAACTGGTGCTTCCTGCTCTTCCAGTgcctgccaggctcctgcttTATCAGTTGTAGGTtgatcatggaatggtttgggttgggagtgacctcacagggaagaattttttcccaaaatcccatcaaaaCCTACACTTACATATCCCTAAAATTATGCAGTACTTGGGAGTATCCAAGCTGTCCCTTGCACAGCACTTTTTAGGGCcccacagggagggaggggagctgcTTTTCTCCTAGCTAAAAATACCTTTATCCTCTCTCCATGACCACAtggtcccagcccagccccaaagTGACTTTGCCTCTGGAAAACCACTCAGCCTCTGTGGAGCCCTCACA
It encodes the following:
- the LOC136562598 gene encoding putative P2Y purinoceptor 10, producing the protein MESNVSSRNCSDPQMSFQSTLYATTYTLIFIPGLLANSAALWVLCRFLSRKSKAVIFMINLAVADLAHVLSLPLRTYYYINHTWPFGSFLCQVCFYLKYLNMYASICFLSCISIQRYLFLLHPFRAKGWKRRYDVAISALVWLLVGAACLPLIIVRSPALSNSINSCFSDLGVKQLSPGAAIALVTVAELFGFVIPFGTIAWCTWRMWHSLREGPTALQDAGEKRKALRMVLMCAAVFFICFTPYHINFPFFMMVIENVIRDCALHRSTLRFHPISLCLASLNCCLDPVLYYFMTSEFQAQLLRHGCVALRTRLPPRRSSASGTDTAHDIRVRKRNLPRLKFWSLPKFFGQINSMDIPTVPPDELLLESIS